From Nocardia sp. NBC_00416:
CGTCGGTGGCCCGCACCGGCCGGGCCAGCCGCAGCCCGTCCACCCGCAGGCTTTCCCGGACCTTCGCCGACCAGGCCGCCCGCGCATGGTCGGCAACGGGACTCAGGACCACATCGCCGAGGCGCCAGCCGCCTTCCCAGTCACCGAGAGCGACCGGGGTCAATTCACGCAGTCCGTAGGTGGCCCGCACATGCTCGGGAGGTTCGACAGTGGTGGTCACGGCGGTACCGTACTCCCGGCGCCGGGCCCCGACAGTGCGCCACACCGTGTCGTAGCAGTGCCGCGACACGCCGGAACCCGCCGGCCCGCGCCCGCCGCCCGCACGCGTTCACGCGCGGGTCGGCCGGCGCCGCGACCGAGGTCGCTCAGTACACCGGCAGCGAGGGATCCACCTGGTGAGCCCAGGCGATGACGCCGCCCTGCAGATGCGTGGCGTCGGCGAAACCGGCGCGCTTGAGCGCGGCCAGCGCTTCGGCGGACCGGACACCGGTCTTGCAGTGCAGCACGATCTTGCGGTTCTGCGGCAGTTCGGACAGCGCCTCACCCGAGAGGATGCGATCCTTCGGAATCAGGGTGGCGCCGTCGATGTGCACGATGTCCCATTCCACGGGCTCGCGGACATCGATGAGTTCCACGTCGCCGGCGTCGAGCAGCTCCTTCAGCTCGCGGGCGGTCACGGTCGAACCGGCGGCCGCGGCCTGCCCCTCGTCCGACACCACACCACAGAACGCCTCGTAGTCGATCAGTTCGGTGATCGGCTGACGCGCGGGGTCGCGGCGCAGTTTGATGGTCCGGTAGTTCATATCGAGTGCGTCGTACACCATGAGACGGCCCAGCAGCGGGTCGCCGATACCGGTGATGAGCTTGATGGCCTCGGTCACCATCACCGAGCCGATGGAGGCGCACAGCACCCCGAGCACCCCGCCCTCGGCGCAGGACGGAACCATCCCGGGCGGCGGCGCCTCCGGGTACAGATCGCGGTAGTTGAGGCCGCGACCGTCCGGCGCGTCCTCCCAGAACACCGAGACCTGGCCCTCGAATCGGTAGATCGAACCCCACACGTAGGGCTTACCGGCCAGCACGGCGGCATCGTTGACCAGGTAGCGAGTCGCGAAGTTGTCGGTGCCGTCGACGATCAGGTCGTACTCGCCGAACAGCTCCACCGCGTTCTCCGGCTCCAGCCGGATCTTGTGCAGCCGCACATCGATCCCGGAATTGATCTCCAGAATCGAATCACGGGCGCTGTCGGCCTTGGGACGGCCGATATCGGACTCACCGTGAATGACCTGACGCTGCAGATTCGAGGCGTCCACCTCGTCGAATTCGACGATGCCGAGTGTGCCGACACCGGCGGCGGCCAGATAGAGCAGGGCCGGAGAACCCAGCCCACCGGCGCCGATCACGAGCACCTTCGCGTTCTTCAGCCGTTTCTGCCCGTCCATCCCGAGGTCGGGAATGATCAGGTGGCGGCTGTAACGGGCGACCTCGTCCCTGGTCAGCTCGGCGGCAGGCTCTACAAGTGGGGGCAGGGACTGCGGTGATGACACGTCTTCGAACTCCTCGTATCGAAATAGCCGGGTGCGGTGTGCGCGGGCGCGCCCTGTCCGGCCGGGGATCGGTATCCGCCACGGCCTCCAGGCGCACCCACACCGGCGTAGGTTCCCTGTACAACGCCGGTGCGGAAAG
This genomic window contains:
- the moeZ gene encoding adenylyltransferase/sulfurtransferase MoeZ, with translation MSSPQSLPPLVEPAAELTRDEVARYSRHLIIPDLGMDGQKRLKNAKVLVIGAGGLGSPALLYLAAAGVGTLGIVEFDEVDASNLQRQVIHGESDIGRPKADSARDSILEINSGIDVRLHKIRLEPENAVELFGEYDLIVDGTDNFATRYLVNDAAVLAGKPYVWGSIYRFEGQVSVFWEDAPDGRGLNYRDLYPEAPPPGMVPSCAEGGVLGVLCASIGSVMVTEAIKLITGIGDPLLGRLMVYDALDMNYRTIKLRRDPARQPITELIDYEAFCGVVSDEGQAAAAGSTVTARELKELLDAGDVELIDVREPVEWDIVHIDGATLIPKDRILSGEALSELPQNRKIVLHCKTGVRSAEALAALKRAGFADATHLQGGVIAWAHQVDPSLPVY